Part of the Prosthecobacter debontii genome is shown below.
ATAATTGGACTGGATTTCCTTCGCCCTGCGAATGTTAATTCTTTCGACTATCACAAGACCACGAAAAGCGAGTGCATCGACCGCGTTTTGAATTTGACGATCCCATGGGCCCCGCTTCTCAGGCTCAAAGGATGTCGGCTTGGAGACTTCTCGCCAAATCGAGGAGAATACATCCATTAAATAGATTAGCTTCTGTAGTTGAATTCGTTGAAGCGATACTTGAGCACTCTTGGCAGCTGCCAGTGCGAGGAGAACATCTTTGAATCTGTGGGTTCGGCTGGCGTTCATGGCCCGAATTAGCTGATCAGTTTGTTGAACTGGGTGTCGAGATCGGGGCGTTTGCGTTTCTGGACGCCAGATAGCTCAGCATGTGAAAGCATGTTAAAGGCACGGAGTTTACGCTCACCTAAAGGTTTTATCTTCTTTAGCAATGGCTCAGCGACGCCGCCAGCTTGTAAATTGGCAGTGAGAAGCGCATAGCAGCCCGCAGCTCTAAATTGATTGAACATTTCAGCAACGTTATCTGCATACGCCAAATCAAGAGCATTTTCAGGCGTTTCGCAGATAAAGGTTGATCCATACCCTGAATGTTTCTCGACCAGATCAATCAGGGCCATCCGAAATGCGATATCAAGGAAGAACGCTTGTGACTCCGAACATTGCGTTGACTGAGTGCGTCGAATTCCTTTGAAAGACGGAACCAGAAGAGGGAATGCAAATGGTGAGTTCTTGTCCACAGCTTTGCTCGGCACACTTTCAAATGTGCATTTTATTCCTAGAAATTTAGTGGCGTAAATTGCAACACGGTCTTGAATCTCACTGAACCTTGCAAACTTGCTTGCAGCGATTCGAGAGTAGGCGAAGTCCAGTTCAGACTTTAGCAGTTGGGTTGCGGTTTGTTTGCGTTCGTAGTCCGCAGTATACGCTGCCAATAGTTTGCGTATCTGAGAAATGCTTTCGGTTCCAGTATCTAGCTCTGTGTCCGTTGCTCGAATTCGAGGGAGCTTTACTGATAAATCATCCAGCTTGGCTCCCTGCAAATTGCGCTGCCGTTGAAGCGCTCGGATTTGATGTTGGTAATGGTCGAGTGTTTCCTGGAGCGCAGCCCGCTTTCGATATTTTGGAGCCAGCTGTTTGCGCAAGTCAGTGATTTGCCTATCCGGTTGTTCGGTGGTATGATGTTGACCACAAATCGGGCAAAGTCCTTTGTCGAGATTTGAGGCTGCACGAGATGTCAGCTCAGTGGATTTTTTTGTGCAGAATGGGCATTGCTTATGTATAAGCATCTTCTGAAGTGCGAGCGCTGAATCCGCACGTTCCTGATCCAGCATGCACGAAAGTGTGAATGCCTCTTCATGCTCATCAAGATTTTGCTCCTCAGCCTCAATTACGGCGCTAATTTCCTGAAGTTGAACCACAGCTCGGTTCATCTTGGAAGTAAGCTCAACAATTGCTTCGGTAGTATGCGTTAGCTGCGCCTTTGCCTTTTCGAATTGCTTTTTCGTTTCTTCAGCTTGTTCTTTTGGGGGCTTTGCTGGCTGCTTTTTTTGCGCTGATAAAGCTTTGGCCAACCTCTCTTCGAGGTGGGTTACAGATACATGAGTATGCCGCATCTCTGTATCCGCTTTTCTCCATCTCTGAATGTGACCACGTATAATTTCGTCATCGGCGGATTCTCCGCACACGAGTAAAGAAACGCCAAGCTGACCTTCCACATCCCAAACAAGGCTATGCCGATCTTCAGGTAGGTAACATAACCTGTGCATCAGGAACTTGAAATCTCGGAACGAATTGCAGTTACTGGCTTTGACAACTGTAGCCTCGTATAGCGCCTCAGCGTTGGTTGAATTGACGGGTTCCGCATCATTGATGCGGACTCCGCGAACTTTTGGATTGTCGAGGCCACGTCGAACTTCAATTTTTGTCTGCCCGAGCATCATTATCACTCTCACCTCAGCGTCCTTGGGTTTTGTCAGACGTTTAGAAAAGTATTTCTGGTTCCAAAGTTGACCGGCATCACTAAACGCGTCTTTGTCAGCACCACCCGCTACTGCGAACATAATTGATTGCAGCATCGTTGTTTTGCCAAGACCGTTGCCACCGATAATCAAAAAGGGGCCTGGATTAGGAGGAATGCTCAATTCAACAGGCTTTGCGAATAGAGGCTCGAATCCTGTAAATCTCGCACTCACGAGTTGAGGTAATATGATGGCGGACATATTAGTTGTTGCTTATTCAATCCGACTGCAAGCCTCTAGCGGGATAAGTTTTCTGTTTATGCAGGTAGTCAGGAGATGCGATGCGGCCTGTAACTTCTGCTCGACGGGAATTTTTAGGAGAATCGAAATGAATCTCAAGAAAGAACATCAACAACATTAAGTTGTGTTGATTTAATATTTGGGTTTGTTATATTTTTCATAACAGATCAGCGTCTTATGAAAAAGCTCTGCGATCCTCTCTCCTCCGATGAAGCTCCTGCTCGGACCCCAAACCGTCGAGTCGCCCGAGGTGCGGCGGCAGGGAAGCCGGGACGGGGAACGCGGGGGAGCCCTGGGGTGATGGAGCCTGCACCAGAAGGGGAGGCGTTTACCCTAGCCGTCGCGGTGCCGGTGCAGATGAAGACGGGGGCGAAGGTGAAGCTGCAACTGGGCCAGAAGAACAACGCGGAGGTGGTGGAGTTTGCACGGGCGCATGAGCAGGCCATCGCGACGAATGGGCATTTCCCCCTGCCGGTGCCGCTGCCGGAGGTGTTTCATGACAAGCGGGTGGAGCTGGAGCAGGCGATGCAGGCCTATGCGCACATGCGGCTGGCGCTCCAGGCGATGGGGGAGCGGCGGGATCGGATCCGGGAAGAATTTGATGCGCTCTTCAACCAACGTGGGGCCTAGGTGCAGTGCCAGAGCGGGGGCGATGCGGAGCTGATTCAGGAGGTGGCGCTGCCAGTGCAGAATGCGCCGAAGAAGCTGGGCTCGCTCGCGGTGCCGGTGGGCCTGCGGGTGGTGCTGGGGCGGGTGCCGGGACAGATGCAGGTGCGTTGGGAAGGGGTGACCAAAGCGCGAGGGTATCTCCTGGAATCCTGCGTGGCGGAAGCCGACGGACGCCGGGAGTGGACGCTGGTGAAGATCGGCGGACGCAAAGCGGTGCTGACAAGTGGCGAGTAGCATCGCTTCGCTCAGCATACTCGCGCTCCGGTCGGGCGACTGCGTGAGTCGTGGGGATGGAAAGGAGAGTTGAAGACCTTTTTTTGCTATACCCACGGCACGTTGGGACAACGCGCCCTACCCAAGAGGGTGGTGCTCTTGGGCCCAAGGTGTGACGGCAGCCTGCCGTCATGATGAGGCCNNNNNNNNNNNNNNNNNNNNNNNNNNNNNNNNNNNNNNNNNNNNNNNNNNNNNNNNNNNNNNNNNNNNNNNNNNNNNNNNNNNNNNNNNNNNNNNNNNNNNNNNNNNNNNNNNNNNNNNNNNNNNNNNNNNNNNNNNNNNNNNNNNNNNNNNNNNNNNNNNNNNNNNNNNNNNNNNNNNNNNNNNNNNNNNNNNNNNNNNNNNNNNNNNNNNNNNNNNNNNNNNNNNNNNNNNNNNNNNNNNNNNNNNNNNNNNNNNNNNNNNNNNNNNNNNNNNNNNNNNNNNNNNNNNNNNNNNNNNNNNNNNNNNNNNNNNNNNNNNNNNNNNNNNNNNNNNNNNNNNNNNNNNNNNNNNNNNNNNNNNNNNNNNNNNNNNNNNNNNNNNNNNNNNNNNNNNNNNNNNNNNNNNNNNNNNNNNNNNNNNNNNNNNNNNNNNNNNNNNNNNNNNNNNNNNNNNNNNNNNNNNNNNNNNNNNNNNNNNNNNNNNNNNNNNNNNNNNNNNNNNNNNNNNNNNNNNNNNNNNNNNNNNNNNNNNNNNNNNNNNNNNNNNNNNNNNNNNNNNNNNNNNNNNNNNNNNNNNNNNNNNNNNNNNNNNNNNNNNNNNNNNNNNNNNNNNNNNNNNNNNNNNNNNNNNNNNNNNNNNNNNNNNNNNNNNNNNNNNNNNNNNNNNNNNNNNNNNNNNNNNNNNNNNNNNNNNNNNNNNNNNNNNNNNNNNNNNNNNNNNNNNNNNNNNNNNNNNNNNNNNNNNNNNNNNNNNNNNNNNNNNNNNNNNNNNNNNNNNNNNNNNNNNNNNNNNNNNNNNNNNNNNNNNNNNNNNNNNNNNNNNNNNNNNNNNNNNNNNNNNNNNNNNNNNNNNNNNNNNNNNNNNNNNNNNNNNNNNNNAGGAGGGACATGACAAGTGGCGAGTAGCGTTCGCTTCGCTCAGCATACTCGCGCTCCGGTCGGGCGACTGCGTGAGTCCTGGGTATGGAAAGGAGAGTTGAAGACCTTTTTGAGCCAACCTTGGCGGCGCGTTGGGACAACGCGCCCTACCCAAGCATGGCCTCGCGCCTTGAAGGCACGCGGCAGCGACGTGGTCCGCACACTCCGTGTGCGGGATACCGTGTCGAAGTCTGAACGAGGTGTGATTTCCTCTGGTCCTGAAGTCTCCCAGACTCGACGGCATGCATTCACCCTGACCATCCCTCTGCACGACCTCATCGGTTCACCGTCTCGTTTGGCCTGCAGGACGGCTTTCCGCACACGGAGTGTGCGGGCCACTTTGAGTGGGCAGGCCCCCAGGTGTTGGGTCATCTTGGCCTCATGATTGAGAGGCCAGGATCACAGCAGACGCGGGAAGGGTGCCCTCACGCCTTGTCCTTACATCTTGCCTAACCGTTGATGTGTAATTGGACTTGCTTGTTGCCCTGTTAATCCATCGGGTGCGGAGAAATGGATGAGGCGTGTTGGAACAGAAATAGAAACCGGGGGGTTGTGGACAAAATGAAAAAGGATTACAAAAACGGGATAGCGATGAGGAAAACGAGGGTTGAGCCAGAGGAAAGGGAGGAAGTCGGTGGAGTGCCTCGGACATAAAAGCGAGCGATGACGGCTAACGGGGGCCAGTGCCTGATCCAGCGACGTGATACGGGGGGCGGGGGAACGATGCGGTCGGCTGATGAGGGGGAAGGTGGAAGGGGACTATTTTCGCGAGACAAAACCATCCAGGGGGCTTCCGAAATGCAGCGGGGGGGTGGGAACCGTATTTATTCTTGGGGGCGAATCTCAGGTTGACGCCAGACTTTCAAGAACCATTAACTAGACAACTTTGACTCCCATGCTTTTCCCACCTCTTGCTGCGGTGTCCGGCCTCCAGTTTGGGCTGGAAAATCTGTCTCTCCCCAGCTTGGTCATCGCGGGCTTGCTGGCGGTGCTTTCCATGGCGAGCTGGACGGTGCTGATGGCCAAGTGGGCTCTGCTGCGCCGGTCGGCCCGAGAGAATGGTCTGTTCATGGGCAAATTCCGCGAGAGTCCGCATCCGCTGGCGCTGTATCTGACGCGGGAGCGCATGGTGATGTCGCCGATGTATCATGTGTATCATGAGGCCTGCCGTGAACTGGCCTTTTATCTGGTGGGGGAAGAGGAGCCAGGGCGCACGTTCAACAGTCGGCTGCAAGGGGCAGGGCGCATCACCTCCTCCCAAATGGGCGCGGTGCAGAATGCGATGGAGCGGGCGGTGGTGATGACGGCGAATAAGGCGGAGATGCGCTTGGGGGTGCTCTCCACCGTGCTGGCGGTGGCTCCGTTTCTGGGCTTGTTCGGCACGGTCTGGGGGCTGCTGGATGTCTTTGCGGTGTTGGCGCAGACGGAGGGCACGGCGGGTCTATCGGCTCTAGCTCCAGGGATCTGCTCCGCGCTGCTGACGACGCTGCTGGCCATCTTCGTGACGGTGCCGAGCCTGATGGCCTATAACTTTCTGGTGTCGCGGATTCGCAATCTCATCGTGCGGGTGGAGAACTTTGCCAATGAGCTGAGCGGGATCCTGGACCGACAGTTTGTGGATCATCGCAGCCCGGATGAGTCTCTGCCGAGTCTAGGAGAGATGGGCACGCCGATGATGCCGGGCTTCAGCAGCCCGCCTTCCCAAGCTCTGACGCCTCCGGCAAAACTGACCACGGCATGAAGCGCATCTCTCAGCGGCAACTCCCTGTGTTTGTGAGCCAGATCGGCATCGCGCCTCTGGCGGACCTGGCGTTCATGCTGATGCTGGTGCTGCTGGTGACGGTGCCTCTGCTGCGGCGGGAGCGGATGAATGTGACTGAGCCGCAACCCACTGGGGAAACGGCACCGGTGGAAGTCGCTGCAACCCTAACGGCACCGACGACACAACTGAAGCTGAAGATCTCCTCGGATCAGACGCTGTGGCTGAATGGCATCAAGATCCCTGGGGATCACCTGCTGCAATTGCTGAAGACGGAGATCGCCAAGCATCAGGATAAGGATGTGGGCGTGCTGATCGAGATGCCGGAAAACTTTGCCGCCGGACCGCTGGCGCAGCTCATGGATGAAATGCACCGGGCAGGGGTGAAAAAGACAAGCGTGGTGGTGGTGCCCGCCACGAAGAAACGCTGACACGGAATGATGCATGTCTCTATGGCGGCCCGAGCTCCAGCTTCCTCCTCACGACGTCCTCCGCTAGAGCCGCTGTCTCTGGTGGTGATGGCGGTGATGATGGTTCACCTGCTGGTGGGGCTGGTCTGCTGGACGCTGCTGCCCATGCTGCCTGTGGCCTCGCTCAAACCCGTGTGGCGGCATGTCCCGTTGTCGTGGAAAAACGACGGGCGCACGTGGTTCGATCCAGGTGAGTTCACCTTGCATCCGGATGTGAAGGTGCCTGCACCTGCCTCCGCTCCGACTCCGGCGATACCCTCGACACCTCCCCCTGCCTCCCCACCTCCCGCTCCGATGTCTGTGCCCCCAGCAGCGGCAGCCCCTCCGGCGGGTGTGGGATCTGCCCCGGTGCCCGCGCCGACCGCATCGGTGACACCGAGCGCGGAGTCATCGACGGTAACAACTCCGCCGATGGCGCTCACGCTACCCGCTGAGGCTTCGGCACCAGAGGCAGGAATTGCTCCGGCGATGGCAGGAACACATGCGCCACTGCCGCAGGACGCAAGCTTGCTGGCAGACACATCGGCTTTGAAGTCCCCGGCTGCCACCACAACCGCGGCACCTAAAATAACGAACAAGACGATCACACTCTCGCCGATGTCTGATCAAGAGGATGAGGGCGTGGCCAAGAGAATCGTGCCTGCGACGGAAACCAAGATGCGGCTGGAAGAGAAAGGGAAAGAGCCCACCGGTGGCGCGAATATGGACCCGGTGCTGAAAGCGCTGGAAGTGGCTTTGAAAAAAGAATGGAATGCACCTGCTCTCCAAGATGTGCCTGCTG
Proteins encoded:
- a CDS encoding MotA/TolQ/ExbB proton channel family protein — protein: MLFPPLAAVSGLQFGLENLSLPSLVIAGLLAVLSMASWTVLMAKWALLRRSARENGLFMGKFRESPHPLALYLTRERMVMSPMYHVYHEACRELAFYLVGEEEPGRTFNSRLQGAGRITSSQMGAVQNAMERAVVMTANKAEMRLGVLSTVLAVAPFLGLFGTVWGLLDVFAVLAQTEGTAGLSALAPGICSALLTTLLAIFVTVPSLMAYNFLVSRIRNLIVRVENFANELSGILDRQFVDHRSPDESLPSLGEMGTPMMPGFSSPPSQALTPPAKLTTA
- a CDS encoding biopolymer transporter ExbD, whose amino-acid sequence is MKRISQRQLPVFVSQIGIAPLADLAFMLMLVLLVTVPLLRRERMNVTEPQPTGETAPVEVAATLTAPTTQLKLKISSDQTLWLNGIKIPGDHLLQLLKTEIAKHQDKDVGVLIEMPENFAAGPLAQLMDEMHRAGVKKTSVVVVPATKKR
- a CDS encoding ATP-binding protein; the protein is MSAIILPQLVSARFTGFEPLFAKPVELSIPPNPGPFLIIGGNGLGKTTMLQSIMFAVAGGADKDAFSDAGQLWNQKYFSKRLTKPKDAEVRVIMMLGQTKIEVRRGLDNPKVRGVRINDAEPVNSTNAEALYEATVVKASNCNSFRDFKFLMHRLCYLPEDRHSLVWDVEGQLGVSLLVCGESADDEIIRGHIQRWRKADTEMRHTHVSVTHLEERLAKALSAQKKQPAKPPKEQAEETKKQFEKAKAQLTHTTEAIVELTSKMNRAVVQLQEISAVIEAEEQNLDEHEEAFTLSCMLDQERADSALALQKMLIHKQCPFCTKKSTELTSRAASNLDKGLCPICGQHHTTEQPDRQITDLRKQLAPKYRKRAALQETLDHYQHQIRALQRQRNLQGAKLDDLSVKLPRIRATDTELDTGTESISQIRKLLAAYTADYERKQTATQLLKSELDFAYSRIAASKFARFSEIQDRVAIYATKFLGIKCTFESVPSKAVDKNSPFAFPLLVPSFKGIRRTQSTQCSESQAFFLDIAFRMALIDLVEKHSGYGSTFICETPENALDLAYADNVAEMFNQFRAAGCYALLTANLQAGGVAEPLLKKIKPLGERKLRAFNMLSHAELSGVQKRKRPDLDTQFNKLIS